One Halolamina litorea genomic window carries:
- a CDS encoding HpcH/HpaI aldolase/citrate lyase family protein produces MARRSLLFSPGDRPELMRKAPGSGADTVCFDLEDAVAPGRMAEAREAVHGVLADPEFDPDCEVTVRVSTAAAADLDAVLGDDPEAVRLDGVMVPKVTDGDDVSWIADLLDEHDVDAAVIALIETARGVLNAEEITDERATDAIAFGGEDLAADIGATRTEEGTEILHARQQVLLAASAAGVDAIDTVYTDYEDSDGLRAETEFALELGYDGKLAIHPAQVPVINEAFTPAPERVEWAERVVAARDEADAADRGVFSVDGEMIDAPLIAQAERVLERAEADEQ; encoded by the coding sequence ATGGCACGCAGAAGCCTGCTGTTCTCACCCGGCGACCGTCCGGAACTGATGCGGAAGGCGCCCGGCTCCGGCGCCGACACGGTCTGTTTCGACTTGGAGGACGCCGTTGCCCCGGGCCGGATGGCCGAGGCCCGCGAGGCCGTCCACGGCGTGCTCGCCGACCCCGAGTTCGACCCGGACTGTGAGGTGACCGTGCGCGTGAGCACGGCCGCGGCCGCCGACCTCGACGCCGTGCTCGGCGACGACCCCGAGGCCGTCCGGCTGGACGGCGTGATGGTGCCCAAAGTCACCGACGGCGACGACGTGAGTTGGATCGCGGACCTCCTCGACGAACACGACGTCGACGCGGCCGTGATCGCGCTGATCGAAACCGCCCGCGGCGTGCTGAACGCCGAGGAGATCACCGACGAGCGCGCGACCGACGCCATCGCGTTCGGCGGCGAGGACCTCGCGGCGGACATCGGTGCCACCCGAACCGAGGAGGGAACCGAGATCCTCCACGCCCGCCAGCAGGTGCTGCTCGCGGCGAGCGCGGCGGGCGTCGACGCCATCGACACGGTGTACACTGACTACGAGGACAGCGACGGCCTGCGGGCGGAGACGGAGTTCGCCCTCGAACTCGGCTACGACGGCAAACTCGCGATCCACCCGGCACAGGTGCCGGTCATCAACGAGGCGTTCACGCCGGCCCCCGAGCGCGTCGAGTGGGCAGAACGCGTGGTCGCCGCCCGCGACGAGGCCGACGCCGCGGACCGCGGGGTGTTCAGCGTCGACGGCGAGATGATCGACGCCCCACTGATCGCCCAGGCCGAACGGGTGCTTGAACGGGCCGAGGCGGACGAGCAGTAG
- a CDS encoding alkaline phosphatase family protein, which translates to MGLFDRLRGDSAPRVVFLGIDGVPFSLLDDHPDEFPNFAALAEEGSAGPIDSIVPPESSACWPSLTTGVNPGETGVYGFQDREIGTYDTYVPMGRDVQATRLWDRVANDGRDATVMNVPVTFPPQRNVQRMVSGFLSPSVEKAAYPDELREYLESIDYKIDADVKQGHDDDKSPFMADAHKTLDKRYEAFTHYLDQDDWDLFFGVFMTTDRVNHFLFEDYERDGPDKEAFMEFYRQLDEYIGEIRESLAEDTTLIVASDHGFTSLDYEVHFNEWLEQEGWLSYEDDGHEELGDIADDTTAYSLIPGRFYINLEDREPRGSVPKDDYEEVREELKAELEALEGPDGRKVCERVVVKEEAFRGDHDDIAPDLVAIPNHGFDLKAGFTGGSDVFADGPRNGMHSFDNASLFIDTPDADIEDSDLLDIAPTILDLMEMEFSRTEFDGASLVRN; encoded by the coding sequence ATGGGACTGTTCGACCGACTCCGGGGCGACAGCGCGCCTCGGGTCGTCTTTCTCGGTATCGACGGCGTGCCGTTCAGCCTCCTCGACGACCACCCGGACGAGTTCCCCAACTTCGCCGCCCTCGCCGAGGAAGGAAGTGCCGGTCCGATCGACAGCATCGTACCCCCGGAATCGAGCGCCTGCTGGCCCTCCCTCACCACCGGCGTCAACCCCGGCGAAACCGGCGTTTACGGCTTCCAGGACCGCGAGATCGGCACCTACGACACGTACGTGCCGATGGGTCGTGACGTGCAGGCGACCCGCCTCTGGGACCGCGTCGCCAACGACGGCCGCGACGCCACGGTGATGAACGTCCCCGTGACGTTCCCGCCCCAGCGCAACGTCCAGCGCATGGTGTCGGGCTTCCTCTCGCCCAGCGTCGAGAAGGCCGCCTACCCCGACGAACTCCGCGAGTACCTCGAGTCGATCGACTACAAGATCGACGCCGACGTGAAGCAGGGCCACGACGACGACAAGTCGCCGTTCATGGCCGACGCCCACAAGACGCTGGACAAGCGCTACGAGGCGTTCACCCACTACCTCGATCAGGACGACTGGGACCTCTTTTTCGGCGTGTTCATGACGACCGACCGAGTCAACCACTTCCTGTTCGAGGACTACGAGCGCGACGGCCCGGACAAGGAGGCGTTCATGGAGTTCTACCGCCAACTCGACGAGTACATCGGCGAGATCCGCGAGAGCCTCGCGGAGGACACCACCCTGATCGTCGCCTCCGACCACGGGTTCACGAGCCTCGACTACGAGGTCCACTTCAACGAGTGGCTGGAACAGGAGGGCTGGCTCTCCTACGAGGACGACGGCCACGAGGAACTCGGCGACATCGCCGACGACACGACGGCGTACTCGCTGATCCCCGGCCGGTTCTACATCAATCTCGAGGACCGCGAACCCCGCGGTAGCGTCCCCAAGGACGACTACGAGGAGGTCCGCGAGGAACTCAAGGCCGAACTCGAGGCGCTCGAAGGCCCCGACGGCCGGAAGGTCTGTGAACGCGTCGTCGTCAAGGAGGAGGCGTTCCGCGGCGACCACGACGACATCGCGCCGGACCTGGTGGCGATCCCGAACCACGGCTTCGACCTGAAGGCCGGCTTCACCGGCGGCAGCGACGTGTTCGCCGACGGTCCCCGGAACGGGATGCACAGCTTCGACAACGCCTCGCTGTTCATCGACACCCCCGACGCCGACATCGAGGACAGCGACCTACTCGACATCGCGCCGACGATCCTCGACCTGATGGAGATGGAGTTCTCCCGCACCGAGTTCGACGGTGCCAGCCTCGTCCGGAACTGA